The Oncorhynchus nerka isolate Pitt River linkage group LG24, Oner_Uvic_2.0, whole genome shotgun sequence genome has a window encoding:
- the LOC115107311 gene encoding uncharacterized protein LOC115107311: MEAGQLAEPTSTDDMINLSYLLAGGSYGAYQFSNTCVIDSILAGIHVLAKMYPQIRDLFTRDNKINAVIRFLDFAKVNEAKALWLINLSLRKEKNLMQNEFVDIRGYVRDHLSNFIELVCASFDYDDSQSSSTPCDTVLNNILRKFEEYGEVKPLGTSRHEPKLILVDIDDRICILPPLSITDDYERTYELQFLLMGQSTPLSNHMVLFLSTQLTGRWMIYDNMKTPLVQDIGVSELQRATERDKYVSYLAAYVKKE, translated from the exons ATGGAAG CTGGGCAGTTGGCAGAACCCACCAG CACTGATGATATGATTAACCTGAGTTACCTATTGGCTGGGGGAAGCTATGGTGCATACCAGTTCAGCAATACTTGTGTTATAGACTCCATTTTGGCTGGAATTCATGTTCTTGCCAAAATGTATCCCCAAATTCGAGATTTGTTCACGAGGGATAACAAAATCAATGCGGTTATACGTTTCCTAGACTTCGCCAAGGTCAATGAGGCCAAGGCACTGTGGCTTATTAACTTGAGCCTTCGTAAGGAAAAAAACCTCATGCAAAATGAATTTGTAGATATCAGAGGTTATGTTAGAGACCACTTGTCAAACTTCATTGAGCTGGTATGTGCCAGCTTCGACTATGATGACTCGCAATCAAGCTCCACACCATGTGACACAGTTCTCAACAACATATTGAG GAAGTTTGAGGAGTACGGTGAGGTAAAACCCTTAGGCACTTCTCGTCATGAACCCAAACTCATCCTGGTAGACATTGATGACCGGATATGTATcctacctcccctctccatcACGGATGATTATGAAAG GACATACGAGCTCCAGTTCCTGCTGATGGGACAGAGTACACCCCTGTCCAACCACATGGTCCTATTCCTGTCCACTCAGCTGACTGGCAGATGGATGATCTATGACAACATGAAAACACCCCTGGTCCAGGACATTGGTGTGAGTGAACtacagagagctacagagagggACAAGTATGTTTCCTATCTTGCTGCTTATGTGAAGAAAGAATAA
- the LOC115107312 gene encoding putative peptidyl-tRNA hydrolase PTRHD1, with amino-acid sequence MAASGTAAPRCLVQYVVVRSDLVHSLSWPLGAVISQACHAATAAIHLNYNDPDTQEYLAELDSMHKVVLQALDQASLSSLSETLTEKGVAHKLWVEQPENVPTCLALKPYPKDTVHPLLRKFKLFK; translated from the exons ATGGCGGCGTCAGGAACCGCAGCCCCCCGTTGCCTTGTCCAGTATGTTGTAGTCCGTTCGGATCTGGTCCATTCGTTGTCCTGGCCATTGGGAGCGGTTATATCGCAAGCCTGCCATGCTGCCACCGCCGCCATTCATCTAAACTACAACGATCCAGACACGCAGGAGTACTTGGCAGAATTGGACAGCATGCACAAAGTGGTGCTTCAG GCTCTGGACCAGGCCTCCCTGTCCAGCCTGTCTGAGACGCTGACAGAAAAGGGGGTGGCTCACAAGCTGTGGGTCGAACAGCCAGAGAACGTCCCCACCTGCCTGGCCCTGAAGCCGTACCCTAAAGACACTGTACACCCTCTGCTGCGCAAGTTTAAACTGTTCAAATGA
- the LOC115107802 gene encoding nuclear receptor coactivator 1-like — MSAVGERALDPATSEPRKRKGSLCDISGQSVEKRRRELECRYIDELAELLSANMGDIASLNVQPDKCHILKSTVDQIQQIKRREQEKASLISPEDKVQRSDISSSSQGMVEKEALGPLLLEALDGFFFVVNREGRIVFVSENVTGYLGYAQEELMTSSVYSILHVGDHNEFIRNLLPKSLVNGVPWPQEQGWRNSHTFSCRMLKRPPDEVDSENQEARQQYDIMQCFTVSQPKAMQDEGDDLQTCLICIACRMPRPQQLPAISTESFITKQDPTGKIISIETSALRATGRPGWEDLVRKCIYAFFQPQGKEPSHAKKLLHEVMTHGTAISPLYQFNLSDGTPLSAQTRCKFCCPPKSDVQPFIMGIHTIDREHNTASSQENTNSSLLLTHGSPASSHPSRSPALPMGIEASQAPGPTSSLHLNNGNSSGTTTPTSHSAGYLTPNRLCPQQVNSPSPLGSPLTAIPTSFMSPRPPRGSPRVPGNPFSPSTPGLHSPVGALGGGGGGGSGGILSRQHSGGDGGAGTPLGFSLPSPLPQRKASTPTSSPTRPPPAKPPEGKGGGGGGEYLGDNPKLNQLLDNGRVGPPGDPNNTAPNIHPNTPTSTPQCPASHSTLTERHKILHRLLQDSSPAEGGNSKESEIKKEPPASPATANPNGPPTTPQDHQLLRFLLDTDEKDLRDLPPPAALSLQTVRVKTEKRATGDTTPCAAACASPKPGPADSRPPRDPFPSGPADLDPLSQLLPTLRDPAGAKQGSKEKGDPQALSSHSPQTQPQPRLQSPPQPRLQSPSQPQPQLQSPTQVQPQNHLQSPLQSPTHLQPQNQLQSPFQSPTHLQPQNQLQSPTLLQPSEANVPRAMNVKREPPGTPSRGLTDGSSSLQNQSHFDFCSPTTPSQGQGEPFQTPKDSSSPYTEPGLMNSFNSNTGLSKMETDSQQFRPLALTDSLSFDGGMGNPVQASLASPQEQCVPCPLDQLLCPPTTPEGRNDEKALLDQLVSFLSGTDESELAELDRALGIDKLVQGGCFDPTPQRFPSQPPAATPISMDPKLPGYPSQFSTGAPAQFPREMGQGMGVFGAPRGAFPGGMGRAPGVANQLRLPPNQLRLQLQQRLQGPQQLQNRLAAMSQFPGGAHVAMGMRQGVQQPHIPSQPPLNAQMLAQRQRELYSFQHRQRQLLQQKVMLMRQGMGTGGPIGATRGLKGPQPQQQQFSYPPGYSPMSGNPPSSPSLFNPMGGPLDPKLSGLGHMGSHSAMMGGMQGQFGGGVNSAVQPGLFQQFGGPGMVQQGDPSFPLELSPTSPLLSPQNSTSQSPLLQQAQPPPGYQSPDMKSWQQAGMGGNSLFSQTGQTTPQAFGQQGVYNNMSITVSMAGGSGGVGSLPPMGPPIGLDNSNLGNSMCKDQVQQVQVFADVQCTVNLVGSDSYLNQPGSIGPQKGPQGPQSSQSQQKSLLQQLLTE, encoded by the exons AGAAAGCATCTCTAATATCACCAGAGGACAAGGTGCAGAGGAGTGACATTTCGTCCAGTAGTCAGGGCATGGTGGAGAAAGAGGCTCTGGGGCCGCTGCTGCTCGAG GCCCTGGACGGCTTCTTCTTTGTGGTCAACCGCGAGGGCCGGATCGTGTTTGTGTCAGAGAATGTGACGGGTTACCTAGGTTACGCCCAGGAAGAGCTGATGACCTCCAGCGTGTACAGCATCCTCCACGTGGGAGACCACAATGAGTTCATCCGCAACTTGCTGCCCAAGAGCCTCG tcaacgGGGTGCCGTGGCCccaggagcagggctggaggaaCAGTCACACGTTTAGCTGTCGGATGCTGAAGAGGCCCCCTGACGAGGTGGACTCCGAGAACCAGGAGGCACGGCAGCAGTACGACATCATGCAGTGTTTTACTGTCTCCCAGCCCAAAGCCATGCAGGACGAGGGAGatg ACCTGCAGACCTGCCTGATCTGCATAGCCTGTCGGATGCCTCGCCCCCAGCAGCTCCCTGCTATCAGCACTGAGTCCTTCATCACCAAACAGGATCCCACAG GGAAAATCATCTCCATAGAGACCAGTGCTCTGCGGGCGACAGGGCGCCCAGGCTGGGAGGACCTGGTCAGGAAGTGCATCTACGCATTCTTCCAGCCACAGGGGAAAGAACCCTCCCACGCCAAGAAGCTGCTCCacgagg TGATGACCCATGGCACGGCCATCAGTCCTCTTTATCAATTCAACCTGAGCGACGGGACCCCCCTCAGCGCTCAGACCCGCTGCAAGTTCTGCTGCCCCCCCAAATCCGACGTTCAGCCCTTCATCATGGGCATTCACACTAttgacag GGAACACAACACTGCTAGCTCTCAGGAAAACACTAACTCCAGCCTTCTACTGACCCATGGGAGCCCTGCTTCCTCCCACCCTTCCCGTTCCCCTGCCCTACCCATGGGCATCGAGGCCAGTCAAGCCCCAGGCCCCACCTCAAGCCTCCATCTCAACAACGGAAACAGCTCCGGCACCACCACACCCACCAGCCATTCAGCAGGGTACCTGACGCCCAACCGGTTGTGTCCTCAGCAGGTCAACAGCCCCTCACCCCTGGGCAGCCCCCTCACAGCCATCCCTACCTCATTCATGTCGCCCAGGCCCCCCAGGGGCAGCCCGCGCGTCCCAGGGAACCCCTTCTCCCCTTCCACCCCTGGCCTGCACTCTCCGGTAGGGGCcttaggaggtggaggtggtggtgggagCGGTGGAATCCTCAGCAGGCAGCACTCAGGTGGGGACGGTGGAGCAGGGACCCCCCTGGGtttctctctgccctcccctctACCTCAGAGGAAGGCCAGCACCCCCACCAGCTCCCCAACGCGCCCTCCCCCCGCCAAGCCCCCtgagggaaaaggaggaggtgggggaggagagtaCCTGGGGGATAACCCCAAACTCAACCAGCTCCTGGACAATGGCAGAGTGGGGCCGCCTGGGGACCCCAACAACACCGCTCCTAACATCCACCCCaacacccccacctccacccctcaGTGCCCGGCCTCCCACAGCACGCTGACGGAGCGCCACAAGATCCTCCACCGCCTCCTGCAGGACAGCAGCCCGGCCGAGGGCGGCAACAGCAAGGAGTCTGAGATCAAGAAGGAGCCTCCTGCTAGCCCTGCCACCGCCAACCCCAAcggaccccccaccaccccccAGGACCACCAGCTGCTGCGCTTCCTGCTGGACACGGATGAGAAGGACTTGAGAGACCTGCCCCCTCCGGCCGCTCTCAGCCTGCAGACGGTCCGGGTCAAGACTGAGAAGAGGGCCACCGGGGACACTACGCCCTGTGCTGCAGCCTGCGCCAGCCCCAAACCCGGCCCTGCAGACAGCAGACCGCCCAGAGACCCG TTCCCCAGTGGACCTGCTGACCTGGACCCTCTCAGCCAGCTGCTGCCCACCCTCAGGGACCCCGCTGGGGCCAAGCAGGGCAGCAAGGAGAAGGGTGACCCTCAGGCCCTGTCGTCCCATAGCCCCCAGACCCAACCTCAACCTCGGCTCCAGTCACCTCCACAGCCTCGGCTTCAGTCCCCCTCCCAACCTCAACCCCAACTTCAGTCCCCTACTCAGGTCCAGCCTCAGAACCATCTTCAGTCCCCTCTCCAGTCCCCTACCCATCTCCAACCCCAGAACCAGCTTCAATCCCCTTTCCAGTCCCCTACCCATCTCCAACCCCAGAACCAGCTTCAATCCCCTACCCTACTCCAGCCCAGCGAGGCCAACGTACCCAGAGCCATGAATGTGAAGAGGGAGCCTCCCGGAACACCAAGCCGAG GGCTCACGGATGGCTCCTCCAGCCTGCAGAACCAGTCACACTTTGACTTCTGCAGCCCCACCACCCCCAGCCAGGGACAAGGGGAGCCATTCCAGACACCGAAAGACAGCAGCAGCCCCTACACAGAGCCTGGACTCATGAACTCGTTCAACTCCAACACCG GGTTGTCTAAGATGGAGACGGACTCTCAGCAGTTCCGGCCCCTGGCCCTGACTGACTCTCTGTCCTTTGATGGAGGCATGGGAAACCCCGTGCAAGCCTCTCTGGCCTCCCCTCAGGA GCAGTGTGTCCCGTGCCCGCTGGACCAGCTGCTGTGCCCCCCCACCACCCCAGAGGGTCGTAACGATGAGAAGGCCCTCCTGGACCAGCTGGTGTCCTTCCTGAGTGGGACGGATGAGAGTGAGCTGGCAGAGCTGGACCGAGCCCTGGGCATCGACAAGCTGGTACAG GGCGGCTGCTTTGACCCCACCCCTCAACGGTTTCCCTCCCAGCCCCCTGCCGCCACTCCCATCTCCATGGACCCAAAGCTGCCTGGCTACCCCTCTCAGTTCAGCACTGGCGCCCCTGCCCAGTTCCCTCGAGAGATGGGGCAGGGTATGGGGGTCTTTGGGGCACCCAGGGGGGCCTTCCCCGGGGGCATGGGCAGAGCGCCTGGCGTTGCCAACCAGCTCCGACTGCCACCCAACCAGCTGAGGTTACAGCTGCAACAGAGGCTGCAGGGCCCACAGCAG ctGCAGAACAGGCTGGCTGCCATGAGCCAGTTCCCAGGGGGAGCTCACGTTGCCATGGGGATGCGTCAGGGAGTGCAGCAGCCTCATATACCCTCTCAG cctCCTCTAAACGCCCAGATGCTGGCCCAGAGGCAGCGGGAGCTCTACAGCTTCCAGCACCGCCAGAGGCAGCTCCTGCAGCAGAAGGTCATGTTGATGAGGCAAGGCATGGGGACCGGGGGGCCTATTGGGGCCACCAGGGGACTAAAAGGACCCCAGCCACAGCAACAACAGTTTAGCTACCCTCCAGGCTACAGCCCCATGTCAGGAAACCCACCCAGCTCTCCCAGCCTCTTCAATCCCATGGGAGGGCCCCTGGACCCCAAGCTGTCGGGCCTGGGCCACATGGGAAGCCATTCAGCCATGATGGGTGGGATGCAGGGACagtttggggggggggtgaactCGGCGGTCCAGCCTGGGCTCTTCCAGCAGTTTGGAGGACCGG GTATGGTCCAGCAAGGAGACCCCTCGTTCCCTCTAGAGCTCAGCCCTACCAGCCCCTTGCTGTCCCCTCAGAACTCCACCTCCCAGAGTCCTCTGCTCCAGCAGGCCCAGCCTCCTCCTGGGTACCAGTCACCTGACATGAAGAGTTGGCAGCAAGCTGGCATGGGCGGCAACAG CTTATTCAGCCAGACTGGTCAGACGACGCCCCAGGCCTTTGGGCAACAGGGGGTCTACAACAACATGAGTATCACAGTATCAATGGCAGGAGGCTCAGGGGGTGTGGGCTCACTACCTCCCATGGGACCACCCATTGGCCTGGACAACAGTAACCTTGGCAACTCCATGTGTAAAGATCAG GTACAGCAGGTTCAAGTGTTTGCCGACGTCCAGTGTACGGTGAACCTGGTGGGCAGCGACTCCTACCTAAACCAGCCGGGGTCCATAGGCCCCCAGAAAGGACCCCAGGGGCCTCAGAGCAGCCAGTCCCAGCAGAAGAGCCTCCTCCAGCAGCTCCTCACAGAGTGA